A single region of the Xenopus laevis strain J_2021 chromosome 4L, Xenopus_laevis_v10.1, whole genome shotgun sequence genome encodes:
- the fhit.L gene encoding fragile histidine triad L homeolog yields MSLRFGQHLIKPSVIFFRSELSFALVNRKPVVPGHVLVCPLRPANRFRELRPEEVSDLFTTVQKVASVVESHFGGTSLTISIQDGPEAGQTVKHVHVHILPRRAGDFKRNDQIYEELQDHDKEGQDTPDKWRSEEDMEKEAAALRECF; encoded by the coding sequence ATGTCTTTAAGGTTTGGCCAGCACCTTATCAAACCATCAGTCATTTTCTTTCGATCTGAACTCTCTTTTGCTCTGGTGAACAGAAAGCCAGTGGTGCCAGGTCATGTACTTGTCTGTCCACTGCGTCCAGCAAATCGCTTTCGAGAACTAAGACCCGAAGAAGTGAGTGACCTGTTTACAACTGTCCAGAAAGTGGCCAGCGTAGTGGAATCCCATTTTGGTGGTACCTCCCTCACTATCTCTATCCAAGATGGTCCAGAAGCAGGACAAACTGTTAAGCACGTCCACGTACACATCCTCCCCCGGAGAGCAGGAGATTTTAAAAGGAATGATCAGATTTATGAGGAGCTGCAGGACCATGACAAAGAAGGGCAGGACACTCCAGATAAATGGAGATCTGAAGAAGACATGGAAAAAGAGGCAGCTGCACTCCGGGAATGCTTTTAG
- the st13.L gene encoding ST13, Hsp70 interacting protein L homeolog (The RefSeq protein has 1 substitution compared to this genomic sequence) yields the protein MDPRKVQELREFVRLCQSNPDVLHCPEFKFLTDWIISMGASVPAASSKESPTSTKTETPVQEERTPTPPPKPESEESDIEIDNEGVIPGDDDEPQEMGDESAEVTEEMMDQANEKKVEAINALGEGELQKSIELFTEAIKLNPRIAILYAKRASVYVQLQKPNAAIRDCDRAIAINPDSAQPYKWRGKAHRLLGHWEDSAHDLAIACKLDYDEDASAMLKEVQPRANKIAEHRRKHERKREEKEINDKKERLKKAKEENERAQREEEARHQAGAQFGGFPGGFPGGMPGMGGMPGMGGMPGMGGMPGMGGMPGMAGMPGVSDILSDPEVLTAMQDPEVMAAFQDVAQNPANMSKYQNNPKVMNLITKLSSKFGGSA from the exons ATGGACCCGAGGAAAGTGCAGGAGCTGCGGGAGTTCGTGCGGTTGTGTCAGAGTAACCCAGACGTGTTGCACTGCCCAGAATTTAAGTTCTTTACGGACTGGATCATTAG CATGGGGGCTTCAGTTCCAGCAGCTTCAAGCAAAGAATCACCCACTTCTACCAAAACG GAGACACCGGTACAGGAAGAGAGAACACCCACGCCACCTCCCAAACCAGAGAGTGAGGAGAGTGATATTG AGATTGATAACGAGGGAGTGATTCCTGGAGATGATGATGAACCACAAGAGATGGGAGATGAATCTGCAGAG GTAACCGAAGAAATGATGGATCAGGCCAATGAAAAAAAAGTAGAAGCAATTAATGCTTTGGGAGAAG gTGAGCTTCAAAAATCCATTGAATTGTTTACTGAAGCTATAAAACTGAACCCACGGATAGCAATTTTATATGCAAAAAGAGCGAG TGTGTATGTTCAGCTACAGAAGCCAAATGCAGCCATCCGTGACTGTGACAGAGCAATAGCCATTAATCCTGATTCAGCACAGCCGTACAAGTGGAGAGGGAAAGCACACAG ACTTCTGGGGCACTGGGAAGATTCAGCCCATGACCTGGCCATTGCATGTAAACTGGATTATGATGAGGATGCTAGCGCTATGCTGAAGGAAGTGCAGCCACGG GCAAATAAAATTGCAGAGCATCGTAGAAAGCATGAACGTAAGCGCgaggaaaaagaaataaatgacaaaaaGGAGCGACTGAAGAAAGCCAAAGAGGAAAATGAGAGAGCACAGAGG GAAGAAGAGGCTCGTCATCAGGCAGGAGCACAGTTTGGTGGATTCCCAG GTGGGTTCCCTGGAGGAATGCCTGGAATGGGTGGCATGCCTGGAATGGGTGGCATGCCTGGAATGGGTGGCATGCCTGGAATGGGTGGAATGCCAGGAATGGCTGGAATGCCAGGAGTCAGTGACATTTTATCAGATCCAGAAGTGCTGACAGCCATGCAG gACCCCGAGGTGATGGCTGCATTTCAAGATGTGGCGCAAAATCCAGCCAACATGTCGAAGTATCAGAACAACCCCAAGGTGATGAACCTAATCACCAAACTGTCGAGTAAATTTGGGGGAAGTGCATAA